GCTTGCCTCCGGTCTATGGCTTATACGCGGCTATCGTGCCTGTGGCGGTATATGCGTGGCTCGGCTCTAGTAATGTACAAGCCGTCGGACCTGCTGCTGTGACCGCTATTATGACTGCAAGCGCGCTGCATCCTTATGCGGATAAGGGCGCTGAGCAGTATGTACTGATGGCAGCCCTACTAGCACTCATGATGGGTGCGATTTTGTGGCTGGCAGGACAGCTGAAATTGGGCTGGATTATGCAGTTTATCAGCCGCGGCGTCTCTGCTGGATTTATCAGTGGTGCCGCTGTGCTTATCTTTATAAGCCAGCTTAAATATCTAACTGGTATACCCATTTCAGGCGATGGCTTAATCGGTTATTTATCGAGCATGCAGATGTATGCCAATCAGCTGCATCCGTTGACGCTAGTAATTGGTATCAGCGCCTTTGCACTCATGCTTCTTAATCGCTATGGTAAAAAATGGGTTTGGCAGTCTTGGTTATCCGCCTCTTATGCGAAATGGGCAGAGCGCCTGTTTCCTCTTATACTGCTGACCGCTGCAATCGCTCTCAGTATCGTTTTACATTGGACGACAAGCGGTGTGGCAACGATTGGTAATGTACCGAAAGGACTGCCAAGCTTTACAGCGCCATATCTGCCAGACTTTCATGAAGCGCTCAATTTATTACCGACTGCAGGACTGATGGCGCTGATTGCGTTTGTATCGAGCAGCTCTGTTGCTAGCACTTATGCGCGTTTGCGCGGTGAGCTATTTGATGCCAATCGCGAGCTGACAGGGCTTGGACTGGCTAATGTTGCCGGTAGCTTTTTTCAAAGCTTTCCTATCGCTGGCGGATTTTCGCGTACGGCTATCAATGTCGATTCAGGTGCCAAAACGCCTTTAGCGAGCTTGGTCACAGTGTTAGTTATGATAGCTGCCTTGATAGCATTCGGGTATCTGCTTGCCCCGCTGCCCTATGCAATTTTGGGCGCAACCATCATGGCAGCTATCATAGGTCTTATTGACATAGCGACGCTAAAGTCGGCATGGCACCGCGACCGCTTAGATGCAGCAAGTTTTATCGCCGCGTTTGTCGGCGTATTGATATTTGGGTTAAATACAGGGCTCGTGATTGGACTTATGGTGTCATTTGCTAGCTTGATTTGGCAGTCAAGCAAACCGCATGTCGCTATCGTTGGGCAGCTAGCAGGGACAGGTCATTTTCGTAATATTAATCGTCATGATGTAGTGACCTTTCACAATCTATTGATGCTGCGTATTGATGAGAGCTTGTTTTTTGGTAATAGCGAATCAGTGCATCGTCACGTGGTACAAGCCACGCGTCAATATCCAGAGGCAAGCGAGATTATTCTTATTATGTCGGCCGTTAATCATATCGATTTGACCGGACAAGAGATGCTTATCAGCTTAAACCAAGAGCTATTAAATCAAAATAAGCATTTGAGCTTTAGCTTTATTAAAGGCCCTGTAATGGACATCATTGAGCACACACCGGTGATTACTGATTTATCGGGACACGTTTATTTAAGCACTATGGATGCAGTTAATGGTTTAAAAGACACTCATTAATGTCATTTGTACTGTTTATTAGGCTAAGAATAATTAATGGCTATCTATAACATATAGATATGATAAAAGCTGTGTTATGCTAAATTATTAGGACAACTAAAAAAAACTACTAGCCTGTAGCGCTTTTTTTGAACTCATTATATCCTCTACTTTTTTTATAACCTTTATTGATATTACTTATGACCGATGACTTAACTATTTATAAGCAAATTTACCCAAGCCAATGTATCAAAATTGCAGAGCTTGGCTACCGCTCTGTGCTTAATATTCGTCCTGACGCTGAGGTTGATTCGCAGCCTAATAGCTGTGATTTTAGCAGTGCAACGGCGAAAGCCAATTTGAATTATCAGCATTTACCCTTTGATGATGAGCGCTTAAGTATGGCGACTGTGGAGCAGTTTGCTGCTTTTTATCGTACGATGCCAAAACCCATATTGATGTTTTGTGGTACGGGCGCACGTGCCAAACTGTTGTACCAAAGCGCATTGATGCAAGGGCTGATATAAGCGTTGATATAAAAAGGCAATAAAGCTTACATACTTTATCTTTAGAAAATTATCCATTGCGCTTAGGCTTTGTATTCTTGTACTATCCATT
The window above is part of the Psychrobacter cryohalolentis K5 genome. Proteins encoded here:
- a CDS encoding SulP family inorganic anion transporter encodes the protein MPSIATRLIPVWLRQYQLSALPTDIIAGIVVGVLVIPQSLGYAVLAGLPPVYGLYAAIVPVAVYAWLGSSNVQAVGPAAVTAIMTASALHPYADKGAEQYVLMAALLALMMGAILWLAGQLKLGWIMQFISRGVSAGFISGAAVLIFISQLKYLTGIPISGDGLIGYLSSMQMYANQLHPLTLVIGISAFALMLLNRYGKKWVWQSWLSASYAKWAERLFPLILLTAAIALSIVLHWTTSGVATIGNVPKGLPSFTAPYLPDFHEALNLLPTAGLMALIAFVSSSSVASTYARLRGELFDANRELTGLGLANVAGSFFQSFPIAGGFSRTAINVDSGAKTPLASLVTVLVMIAALIAFGYLLAPLPYAILGATIMAAIIGLIDIATLKSAWHRDRLDAASFIAAFVGVLIFGLNTGLVIGLMVSFASLIWQSSKPHVAIVGQLAGTGHFRNINRHDVVTFHNLLMLRIDESLFFGNSESVHRHVVQATRQYPEASEIILIMSAVNHIDLTGQEMLISLNQELLNQNKHLSFSFIKGPVMDIIEHTPVITDLSGHVYLSTMDAVNGLKDTH
- a CDS encoding beta-lactamase hydrolase domain-containing protein — protein: MTDDLTIYKQIYPSQCIKIAELGYRSVLNIRPDAEVDSQPNSCDFSSATAKANLNYQHLPFDDERLSMATVEQFAAFYRTMPKPILMFCGTGARAKLLYQSALMQGLI